The sequence ATGCCCGTGACATGCAGACGGTCATTGAAAATGATCGTGTGATTGCTCACGATCCTCCGATCAATATGCTTCCGCGTCTAACCACGAAATCGGTCGAATATATCGATGCCCACGCTCAGGATGCCAAGCCATTCTTTTTATACGTCGCCCTCGGCTCGCCGCACACACCGATTTTGCCCACTGCAGATTGGCAAGGCAAAAGCGGGCTCGGGGACTATGCCGACTTTGTCATGCAAACCGATAACACGCTGGGCGAAATCTCTCAGGCCTTGGCCCGGAACGGATTAACCGACAACACGCTCGTAATATTCACCAGCGATAACGGCTGCAGCAAAGCAGCCGACATTGCGCAATTGGCCGAGCAAGGGCATCTGGTCTCTGGCAACTTACGTGGTTCGAAAGCCGACATTTGGGAAGGTGGACACCGTGTGCCGTTTATCGTCCGTTGGCCAAAAAAAGTTCCGCCAGGGTCCACTAGCAACCAGTTGATCTGCCATGTCGATCTGTTTGCGACCGTCGCTGAAATCGTTGCTCATCCGATCGCCGCCGGAAGTGGCGAAGATAGCGTTAGCTTTTTGCCTGTTCTGTCAGGTGAACCGATCAATTCAACCCGTGCTGGCGTGATTCATCATTCGATCAGTGGTCATTTTGCGTATCGCCAGGGGCCTTGGAAACTTGCGTTGGCCCGGGCTTCCGGTGGCTGGACTTCCCCCACGGAAAAAGAAGTAGACAACAATGCCCCCAAAGCCCAGCTTTACCACATGGTCGAAGACGTGGGCGAAACCTCGAATCGCTTTCTCACCGAACCTGACATTGCAGCACGACTTTTGGCGCAACTGCGTGAAGACATTCGTCGCGGCAGAAGCACAGCCGGACCAACCTCTTCAAACGATACCTCGAAGATCATCCTCTGGAAAAGCGGACAGAAATAGCTTCCTTTTGACATGCCGCTTTTCCCTTCTCTGCAAGGATTAATCATGCTTCCCCGAACATTGATTTGCGTGCCTATCCTATGCATATTGCTGGGCTGCTACCCGCAGACCGTTTCCGCTGAAGAGGAGAAACGTCCCAATATTTTATTTATCATTGCCGACGATCAATCTCCCTTTGATTTCCGGTTTTATAATCCCAAGTCCCAACTCGACACACCGGTAATCGATCAACTGGCAGCCGAAGGCATGGTGTTTGATGCTGCGTACCATATGGGGTCGTGGTCAGGGGCTGTCTGCACGCCATCGCGGCACATGGTAATGTCAGGTCGCAGCGTGTGGCACATTCCTCGTAAAGGGAAACCGCGCGAAGCCACTTCAAACTTGGTACCGCCAAGACTGGCCAACAACACGATGGCGGCCGTCTTTAATCGAGCAGGTTACGACACGATGCGAACCTGCAAAACCGGCAACAGTTATGCCGCTGCCAACAAACAATTCACCGTCGTGCGAGAAGCCCTGAAACGAGGTGGCACCGCCGAGACCGGCAGTGCTTGGCATGGCCAGCAAGTACTCGATTATTTGAACGAACGTGAGAAAGCAAACGATACCGACCCGTTTTTGATTTACTTTGGCTTCTCGCATCCACACGATACCCGAGATGGCACACCTGAGTTATTAGCAAAGTATGGGGCGACTAATCACACCGATAAAAATAGACTGCCGCCAGCAAATCCTCAGCAACCCAGCTTGCCTCACAATTGGCTTCCCCAACATCCTTTCGAAAACAGCCATTTAAAAGTCCGCGATGAAGTGAACGTGAGTGGGGTTTGGCAAAACCGAGACGAACAAACCATCCGCAACGAACTAGGCCGAGACTTCGCGTGCAGCGAGAATATTGATATTCAAGTTGGTCGGGTGCTGAAAAAGCTGGAGACGATGGGAGAACTCGAGAACACTTACATCTTCTACACCGCCGACCACGGAATGGCGATCGGACGGCATGGGCTACAAGGGAAACAAAACCTGTACGAACACACTTGGCGTGTTCCCTTGATCGTTAAAGGGCCCGGTATCGCCCCAGGCTCGCGAGCCCCAGGCAATGTGTATCTGATGGACGTACTGGCCACAATGTGCGATTTGACTGGCGTGCAAGCCCCCGAGACCAACGAAGGTCTAAGCTTCAAACCAGTACTAGAAGGCAAGCAAGCGACCGTGCGAGACGTTTTATACGGCGTATATTGTGGGGGCGAAAAACCAGGCATGCGTGCCGTTCGCCAAGGTGATTGGAAGCTTATCAAATACGATGTTCCTAGCGCTGGGATTCACGAGACACAGCTATTCAACTTGGCCGAAAATCCGCTGGAATTCCTGCCAGAGCATCACGAGCAAGACGTGATTACCGTGACGGGGTATTCCCCCAAGCCCAACGAAACAAATCTGGCAGATCAGCCACAATACATCGACAAACGTCGAGAACTAGAAACACTGCTTCAACAAGAGATGAATCGGCTCGACGATCCTTATTCGTTGTGGGATCAGGATTAATTATTTCGCTATAGCTTCGTCAACGCATTCCCACGTTCAGCTAGTGGAAACTTGATTGCCTGGCTGTTCTGTCGATGCGACTCGAACACGCCACACACCATTTCCACAGTCGTCACTCCGGCTTGAATATCACAGAGTGGCGGCCGATCTTCATCGACGGCGGCCATCAAGTCTTCAATCGCCAAGACATGATTATGCACCTTGCGGATCACTTCTGGTTGGTTCTCCGGTTTGCCAACCCCAGCCGAGGTGATCGGCAGCCACTTTCTCGGCGGTAAAGCAGGATCAAACGGGTTGCCTGGCGTAAAATGAGCCACCGGGTCGCGGTCGATGTGCCAGGTTACGATCCCTTTGCTCCCGATCAATTGCAAACAATAACCATTTCCAGCCGTCCCATCGTTGGCGATGGAATCGTAGTAAGCAATCGTGCCATCTTCCATCACGTAACGGGCATGTAGCTCGTTGGCAGCCAACGGGCCGAGCCCTTCCGCACCGGGCTTAACATCGGCAGAAGTGACTCGCTTGCCCTCTTGCAGCATCACCGCCGAGCAGGTTTTCGGCGGGCCGGCAAAGTACGTGAAGAGATTAACGATGTGTGTTCCTAAGACCCACAGGTCCTCGCCGCCACCACGCCGATCTCCTTTCCCTTTGCCACGAATTTCTAACACTTGGCCCATCTCGCCCGAGGCGATCAACTGATCGATTTGGGCCAGGGCAGGGTGATAGCGGTTGCGATGGGCAACGGCAACCTTCGTCCCATGCTGGCTGGCCGCAGCAAGCAACGAATCGGCCTCCCCAGGCGTGCGGACAAACGGTTTCTCGCAGTAAATCCCTTTCACGCCAGACTCTATCGCAGCCAAGACCATGTCATGATGCTGATCGGCATACCGTGGGGCTACGGTAACAAACTCTGGCTTGGTCTGTTCGAGCATCTCCTGGTAGTCGTCAAAGCCCTGAGTTGTTTTCAGCTTCGCCATCTCGGCGATTAAGCCAGCCGGGTTCGCATCCGCAACGCCAACAATCTCGACCTCTGGCACCTGCTGCCAAACGGTATCTAAGCCATGTCCGTAATTTCCCCGGCCGGTATGCCCAATCACAGCAACGCGGCGTTTCGTTTCTGCCGCGAAAGAGAGATGGGGTGTCAACAATACCGCCGACGAAGCGGCCAAGAAGGTGCGACGTTTCAGCATGGTGGGATTCAACTTGAAAGGAGCGAGGAAGGAAGGCCGTTCACTCTACCACGTCCCCAAGTCTCACGCCACTTTCTACGCGTTCCCAACGCGTGGTCGCCATCGCTGGTCACATATCGCCGCGATTCTTTCCGTTTTCGTCGTAGCGAACGAACGCAAAATAGAGAAACATGACCACAAAAGCCGGAGCCATGAACAGAAAGAAGGGGGTCACAAATATTACGGCTCCCAAAAGAGCAGTCATAAAGATGGTCCACAACCACCACGTATCTCGCCACAGACCGAAAATTGGTCCCATCGCCAACCTCTCAACTGGTTCCTTCATGCACGCCGAAAATCCGCCCGGCACACATGTTGCCTGATCAAGAACGACTTTCAGTTTTCCAGTTTCGGAAATTGTTCTTCGTTGCGAAAGGAGGGAAGAGCCCTCTTCTTCCTGCCCAGAAGTGGCATGTCCTAAGAGGTCTCAAGGAGGTCAAAAAGCTGGAAAGTAAAGGAGTTATCCTTTCCTTCAGCCACAACAGCCTCTAAGTCAGAGGTCTCGCAATCGGCATATTTCGCAGGCAAA comes from Bremerella cremea and encodes:
- a CDS encoding sulfatase family protein — protein: MRHRLILVVALLSSLSVGSLSADDLPNIVYVLCDDLGYGDVQCLNPEHGKIKTPCADRLAAVGMIFTDAHSGSSVCTPTRYGLLTGRYSWRTKLQRGVVTGFAPCLIAESRPTVASFLREHGYQTAIIGKWHLNFQYCDPQTGKPYHAKQFKSPPVGSKIPDGPVARGFDYFHGFHHARDMQTVIENDRVIAHDPPINMLPRLTTKSVEYIDAHAQDAKPFFLYVALGSPHTPILPTADWQGKSGLGDYADFVMQTDNTLGEISQALARNGLTDNTLVIFTSDNGCSKAADIAQLAEQGHLVSGNLRGSKADIWEGGHRVPFIVRWPKKVPPGSTSNQLICHVDLFATVAEIVAHPIAAGSGEDSVSFLPVLSGEPINSTRAGVIHHSISGHFAYRQGPWKLALARASGGWTSPTEKEVDNNAPKAQLYHMVEDVGETSNRFLTEPDIAARLLAQLREDIRRGRSTAGPTSSNDTSKIILWKSGQK
- a CDS encoding sulfatase-like hydrolase/transferase, which gives rise to MLPRTLICVPILCILLGCYPQTVSAEEEKRPNILFIIADDQSPFDFRFYNPKSQLDTPVIDQLAAEGMVFDAAYHMGSWSGAVCTPSRHMVMSGRSVWHIPRKGKPREATSNLVPPRLANNTMAAVFNRAGYDTMRTCKTGNSYAAANKQFTVVREALKRGGTAETGSAWHGQQVLDYLNEREKANDTDPFLIYFGFSHPHDTRDGTPELLAKYGATNHTDKNRLPPANPQQPSLPHNWLPQHPFENSHLKVRDEVNVSGVWQNRDEQTIRNELGRDFACSENIDIQVGRVLKKLETMGELENTYIFYTADHGMAIGRHGLQGKQNLYEHTWRVPLIVKGPGIAPGSRAPGNVYLMDVLATMCDLTGVQAPETNEGLSFKPVLEGKQATVRDVLYGVYCGGEKPGMRAVRQGDWKLIKYDVPSAGIHETQLFNLAENPLEFLPEHHEQDVITVTGYSPKPNETNLADQPQYIDKRRELETLLQQEMNRLDDPYSLWDQD
- a CDS encoding Gfo/Idh/MocA family protein; protein product: MLKRRTFLAASSAVLLTPHLSFAAETKRRVAVIGHTGRGNYGHGLDTVWQQVPEVEIVGVADANPAGLIAEMAKLKTTQGFDDYQEMLEQTKPEFVTVAPRYADQHHDMVLAAIESGVKGIYCEKPFVRTPGEADSLLAAASQHGTKVAVAHRNRYHPALAQIDQLIASGEMGQVLEIRGKGKGDRRGGGEDLWVLGTHIVNLFTYFAGPPKTCSAVMLQEGKRVTSADVKPGAEGLGPLAANELHARYVMEDGTIAYYDSIANDGTAGNGYCLQLIGSKGIVTWHIDRDPVAHFTPGNPFDPALPPRKWLPITSAGVGKPENQPEVIRKVHNHVLAIEDLMAAVDEDRPPLCDIQAGVTTVEMVCGVFESHRQNSQAIKFPLAERGNALTKL